In Eretmochelys imbricata isolate rEreImb1 chromosome 14, rEreImb1.hap1, whole genome shotgun sequence, a genomic segment contains:
- the LOC144274079 gene encoding LOW QUALITY PROTEIN: olfactory receptor 6P1-like (The sequence of the model RefSeq protein was modified relative to this genomic sequence to represent the inferred CDS: inserted 3 bases in 2 codons) — protein MYFFLGNLSCLEICYTTTILPWMLASLLTGDRTISVSGCITQLYFFCALAATECCLLAAMSYGRYLALCKPLHYSTLMNTGFFLQLVAGSWLXACLASTIFVLFLSQLTFCGPNDIDHFYCDVIPPIELSCSDTHWLVSCVFTLPPFLLTLTSYVCIIASIXRIPSTTSRQKAFSTCSSHLIVVTIFYGTLMIVYMLLKLIL, from the exons atgtacttcttcctggggaatttgtcctgcttggagatctgctacaccacaaccatcctgccctggatgctagccagtctcctgactggggacagaaccatctcagtcagtggctgcatcacacaactgtatttcttttgtgCTCTGGCAGCTACAGAATGCTGCCTCCTAGCAGCGATGTCTTATGGTCGGTATTTAGCACTATGTAAACCACTGCactattcaactcttatgaatacTGGGTTTTTCCTCCAGTTGGTTGCTGGGTCCTGGT AAGCTTGTTTGGCTAGTACtatctttgttttattcctatcacagttaacattctgtggcccgaatgatattgaccatttctattgtgatgtCATCCCACctatagagctctcctgcagtgacacacactggttagtgtcctgtgtattcaccctgcctccattcctactaaccctGACATCCTACGTGTGTATCATTGCCAGCAT CAGAATCCCCTCCACCACCagtaggcaaaaggccttttccacctgctcctctcacctcattgtggtgacaattttctatggaaccctaatgattgtctacatgctactgaaac tcatcctgtga